One segment of bacterium DNA contains the following:
- a CDS encoding IclR family transcriptional regulator produces the protein MSQTVQRAIQVLGLIGEKPSSIEQVASFMGTHRSTALRTLQVLEAEQMVVRDSHNVFRLGRRIISLANAALENIDLRSVAAPFLTQLSHEVEHTIHLAMLEGDTVVYIDKREAKQAVRMYSRIGNTAPLHCTGVAKAIIAFLPLGDQQRIVSGIDFVAHTDNTLANADAYLTELRATVERGYAVDHLEHEPWVNCIAAPIFEASGQVAGSVSITATTLSCDYETLLTMVPQLFEASFGISREFGWTGNGPGSGQE, from the coding sequence ATGAGCCAGACCGTGCAACGAGCCATCCAAGTGCTGGGACTGATCGGCGAAAAGCCATCGTCGATCGAACAGGTCGCGTCGTTCATGGGGACCCACCGCAGCACAGCCTTGCGAACCCTTCAGGTACTCGAGGCTGAACAGATGGTGGTCAGAGACAGCCACAATGTGTTCCGCCTCGGTCGTCGCATCATCAGCCTCGCCAACGCCGCACTGGAGAACATCGACCTCCGCTCGGTGGCGGCGCCGTTCCTCACCCAACTCAGCCATGAGGTAGAGCACACGATCCACCTCGCCATGCTCGAAGGCGACACCGTCGTATACATCGACAAGCGGGAGGCGAAGCAGGCCGTTCGCATGTACTCCCGGATCGGCAATACGGCGCCACTGCACTGCACCGGCGTCGCCAAGGCCATCATCGCGTTCCTTCCGCTCGGAGACCAACAGCGCATCGTGTCGGGCATCGACTTCGTGGCCCACACCGACAACACGCTGGCCAATGCCGACGCCTATCTCACGGAACTTCGAGCCACCGTCGAGCGCGGCTACGCGGTTGACCACCTCGAACATGAGCCTTGGGTCAACTGCATCGCCGCGCCGATCTTCGAGGCGTCAGGGCAAGTTGCCGGGTCGGTTTCAATCACCGCCACAACCCTGTCCTGTGACTACGAGACCCTGCTCACCATGGTGCCACAGCTTTTTGAAGCGAGTTTCGGCATATCCCGGGAGTTCGGGTGGACCGGCAACGGCCCCGGCAGCGGCCAGGAATGA
- a CDS encoding sugar kinase: MNHSTSEANHPRPPPDVVALGESMLTLRTHPNQAAFEWEVSGAESNVARYCAALGIQTSWVSQVGTDLAGDLVLSVIEGAGVDVSRVGRLSDHQTGLMLKEAAADALRVRYYRASSAAAAMAPPIGAEVGRGPKILHLTGITLGLSCTCNELVRSLIEDRSRSALISFDINWRPSVWAQGDPSNELREIADQCDIVFVGLDEANDLWGANTADDVRALLPHPETVVTKDADNGAHADLSGRTYFVPALNGPVVEPIGAGDAFAAGFLVGVLRYDNVEIALRLGHITAMSALSQQNDVGPIADDATIQRLLDLSSEEWLSASLDLTATRDVVL; this comes from the coding sequence ATGAACCACTCGACCAGCGAGGCGAACCACCCCAGGCCACCCCCAGACGTGGTTGCTCTGGGCGAGTCAATGCTGACTTTGCGGACCCACCCCAACCAGGCAGCCTTCGAATGGGAGGTAAGCGGCGCGGAGTCCAACGTGGCGCGCTATTGCGCGGCACTCGGCATCCAGACCTCGTGGGTCAGCCAGGTAGGCACTGACCTTGCCGGAGACTTGGTGCTCTCGGTGATCGAGGGCGCAGGCGTCGACGTGAGCAGGGTAGGTCGGCTTTCCGATCACCAGACCGGGCTCATGCTCAAAGAGGCCGCCGCCGACGCCCTGCGGGTCCGGTATTACCGGGCGAGTTCCGCAGCAGCCGCAATGGCCCCGCCGATCGGCGCCGAGGTGGGCCGTGGACCGAAAATCCTCCACCTGACCGGGATCACTTTGGGTCTGTCGTGTACCTGCAACGAACTCGTCCGATCTCTGATCGAGGACCGATCCCGATCGGCCCTCATTTCGTTTGACATCAACTGGCGCCCCTCGGTTTGGGCGCAAGGAGATCCTTCAAATGAACTGCGAGAAATCGCAGACCAATGCGACATTGTCTTTGTCGGGCTTGACGAAGCCAACGACCTCTGGGGGGCCAACACGGCCGACGATGTCCGCGCCCTGCTTCCCCACCCCGAAACCGTCGTCACCAAAGACGCCGACAACGGGGCCCATGCCGATCTCAGCGGCAGAACCTACTTCGTTCCCGCGCTCAACGGCCCCGTGGTCGAGCCGATCGGTGCAGGAGATGCATTCGCGGCGGGATTCCTCGTCGGAGTGCTCCGATACGACAACGTGGAAATCGCTCTGCGGCTTGGCCACATCACGGCCATGAGCGCGCTCTCCCAGCAGAACGATGTGGGCCCCATTGCTGATGACGCCACGATTCAACGCCTGCTCGACTTGTCATCCGAAGAATGGCTCTCTGCGAGCCTGGACCTGACGGCAACCCGCGATGTCGTACTTTGA
- a CDS encoding D-aminoacylase — MYDLAIRGALIEDGSGRQSVVADIAVDGGHIAATGTVGAARAEIDAEGMVAAPGFVDAHTHDDMELHSHPDNPSKLRQGVTTVICGSCGFSAFPHMPGQRSPDFLSVDGRWRTYREYQEVVTGHGIGTNAAAFVGHNTVQRLLLGIDSTEPSAQALSRVCDNIRRAMDDGALGVSTGLIYRPGRNTSTAALSRIVATVADYGGMHSTHVRDESDGLLDAIAEVASVSRETGAALQISHLKVIGERNWGSLGAALDEIDRFRAEGIDIGFDVYPYIAGSGPLATYFPPDDIDVARARLVQIIRCDDYPHFEGRRLPDIAREEGISLRDLTRRLVTAPNAGETLCNIFEIHEDDMLEALSHPVAMVGSDGIPQQEGVPHPRLQGTFPRVLGYYTRDRAVLSQSAAIKKMTSVPATRYGLRDRGLLRPGFAADVVVFDPTTIADCGTYTSRSDPNGIRHVLVNGQQALLDGELTGVRAGQILRRDS, encoded by the coding sequence GTGTACGACCTCGCCATTCGCGGCGCATTGATCGAGGACGGCTCAGGTCGGCAGTCGGTCGTGGCAGACATCGCAGTCGACGGCGGTCACATCGCGGCCACGGGAACGGTGGGCGCGGCCCGAGCAGAGATCGATGCCGAGGGGATGGTCGCAGCCCCCGGGTTTGTTGACGCCCACACTCACGACGACATGGAACTCCACTCCCACCCTGACAATCCGTCGAAACTCCGGCAAGGCGTGACGACGGTTATCTGCGGAAGTTGCGGATTCAGCGCGTTCCCTCATATGCCGGGGCAACGTTCGCCAGACTTCTTGTCGGTCGACGGCCGTTGGCGGACTTACCGGGAGTACCAAGAGGTGGTGACCGGTCACGGCATCGGCACAAATGCCGCGGCCTTCGTCGGCCACAACACCGTTCAACGCCTGCTTCTGGGGATTGACAGCACCGAACCGAGCGCCCAGGCGCTTTCGCGCGTGTGTGACAACATCCGCCGTGCGATGGACGATGGCGCCCTCGGTGTATCCACCGGCCTCATCTACCGCCCAGGGCGCAACACATCGACCGCGGCACTCTCACGGATCGTTGCGACCGTGGCCGACTATGGCGGCATGCACAGCACCCATGTGCGCGACGAATCTGACGGCCTTCTCGATGCCATCGCCGAAGTCGCCTCCGTGTCTCGAGAAACCGGCGCGGCACTCCAGATCTCTCATCTCAAAGTCATCGGTGAGCGCAATTGGGGCAGCTTGGGCGCCGCACTGGACGAGATCGACAGGTTCCGAGCCGAAGGTATCGACATCGGATTTGACGTATACCCCTATATCGCCGGTTCGGGGCCATTGGCGACCTACTTCCCCCCCGATGACATAGACGTGGCCAGGGCTCGATTGGTCCAGATCATCCGGTGTGATGACTACCCTCACTTCGAGGGGCGGCGACTCCCAGACATCGCGCGCGAAGAGGGCATTTCGCTGCGCGATCTCACCCGGCGGCTCGTCACGGCACCGAACGCAGGCGAAACGCTCTGCAATATTTTCGAGATCCACGAAGACGACATGCTGGAGGCGCTTTCCCATCCAGTGGCGATGGTCGGCAGCGACGGTATTCCCCAGCAGGAGGGAGTGCCCCATCCCCGGCTTCAGGGCACATTTCCTCGAGTTCTCGGCTACTACACCAGAGACAGGGCGGTGCTGTCGCAAAGTGCTGCGATCAAGAAGATGACCTCTGTGCCCGCCACTCGATACGGCCTCCGAGATCGAGGCCTCTTGCGCCCCGGCTTCGCAGCAGATGTTGTGGTGTTCGACCCGACCACGATCGCCGACTGCGGAACATATACCTCGCGTTCCGATCCAAACGGGATTCGCCATGTTCTCGTCAATGGGCAGCAGGCGCTGTTGGATGGCGAGCTCACCGGCGTGCGGGCAGGCCAGATACTGAGACGCGACTCATGA
- a CDS encoding bifunctional 4-hydroxy-2-oxoglutarate aldolase/2-dehydro-3-deoxy-phosphogluconate aldolase: MSYFETYLRRCPVVAILRGLSPGAAATAARTLWDIGVELIEVTVQDDDGFRTLELVAEIAAESDRPLGAGSVTSVADLQQAMDLGATFAISPGLDPEIVHQANEQGIPYLPGVATPTEIQLAQVHGISELKLFPAREVGGTCFLAALSGPFPGVSFVPTGGVAVSDIDDYLDAGALGVGIGAELVRSNGVDSLRDWLTDRRKLPR, encoded by the coding sequence ATGTCGTACTTTGAGACCTATCTTCGCCGATGCCCGGTGGTAGCAATCCTTCGGGGACTCTCCCCCGGGGCCGCGGCGACCGCGGCCAGGACGCTGTGGGACATCGGGGTCGAACTCATCGAGGTGACCGTGCAAGACGACGATGGTTTCCGGACGCTCGAACTCGTCGCCGAGATTGCCGCTGAGAGCGACCGACCCTTGGGTGCGGGCAGCGTCACCTCTGTCGCAGACCTCCAGCAGGCCATGGATCTTGGCGCCACGTTCGCCATCTCCCCTGGCCTTGACCCTGAGATCGTGCATCAAGCGAATGAGCAGGGAATCCCCTATTTGCCCGGAGTGGCGACGCCCACCGAGATTCAGTTGGCGCAGGTCCATGGCATCTCGGAGCTGAAGCTCTTCCCTGCCCGGGAAGTCGGAGGAACATGCTTTCTCGCGGCCCTGTCGGGTCCATTCCCCGGTGTGTCCTTCGTCCCGACGGGCGGCGTTGCGGTCTCAGACATCGATGACTACCTTGACGCTGGCGCCCTCGGGGTTGGGATCGGCGCCGAGCTTGTCCGTTCCAACGGTGTCGATTCGCTGAGAGACTGGCTCACGGACAGACGGAAACTCCCACGATGA
- a CDS encoding alanine racemase, whose translation MTDQLRFSSKAIPTDLVGSTTDELIGRNIFDGTFLSPLVILRAAAIEHNLATMRDFCLANRVELAPHAKTTMAPSLISRQIAHGAWAITVANAVQARILFDNGLRRLLIANQLVNEAAIEWAFEAAAQGLELYCFVDSHDGLARLDRDHAGQVSVLVEIGGSGGRSGVRDIELALSLAEAAAAMETVRFAGVAGYEGVFLSARNHAERRGVREYLRFLGDAFERIASCGLCEPAAGPILTAGGSACFDDVADILGPVADAHNAKLVLRSGCYITHDSGFYQEVSPLRDHADLAAFRPALEAIAQVISRPEPTLALLDLGKRDVSFDEGPPVPLWRYEQSRRHPAPDVWQVSRLMDQHTFLTVDAADGIAVGDFVSFGISHPCTTFDKWKHIPEVDNDGTVVAVVSTEF comes from the coding sequence ATGACAGACCAGCTTCGATTCAGTTCCAAGGCAATCCCCACCGACCTGGTGGGGTCGACGACAGACGAGTTGATCGGTCGCAACATTTTCGATGGAACGTTTCTGTCTCCCCTCGTCATTCTGCGTGCCGCTGCGATTGAGCACAATCTCGCAACGATGCGTGACTTCTGCCTCGCCAACCGCGTCGAGCTGGCACCGCATGCCAAGACCACCATGGCGCCGAGCCTGATATCGCGTCAGATCGCGCACGGTGCATGGGCAATCACCGTCGCCAACGCCGTGCAGGCGCGAATCCTCTTCGACAATGGCCTGCGACGCTTGCTGATCGCCAACCAGCTCGTCAACGAGGCGGCCATCGAATGGGCCTTTGAAGCCGCCGCACAGGGCCTGGAACTCTATTGCTTCGTAGACTCCCACGACGGCCTCGCTCGACTTGATCGTGACCATGCTGGGCAAGTGTCCGTGCTGGTAGAAATCGGCGGCAGCGGTGGCCGAAGCGGTGTGCGCGACATCGAACTGGCGCTCTCCCTGGCGGAAGCAGCAGCGGCCATGGAGACAGTGCGGTTTGCCGGTGTCGCCGGCTATGAAGGCGTGTTCCTCTCCGCCCGCAACCACGCCGAACGGCGGGGAGTGCGAGAGTACCTGCGGTTTCTCGGCGATGCGTTCGAGCGGATCGCAAGTTGCGGCCTCTGCGAACCGGCTGCCGGCCCAATCCTCACTGCGGGCGGCAGCGCCTGCTTCGACGATGTTGCCGACATCCTTGGCCCGGTGGCGGATGCCCACAATGCCAAACTGGTGCTGCGCAGCGGTTGCTACATCACCCACGACAGCGGGTTCTACCAGGAGGTCTCCCCGCTCCGAGACCACGCAGACCTCGCGGCGTTCCGACCCGCGCTCGAGGCGATTGCGCAGGTCATCTCCCGCCCTGAGCCGACCCTTGCGTTGCTCGACCTCGGAAAGCGGGACGTGTCTTTTGACGAAGGGCCACCGGTGCCGCTGTGGCGCTATGAGCAGAGCCGCCGACACCCCGCGCCTGATGTCTGGCAGGTTTCCCGACTCATGGATCAGCACACATTCCTTACCGTCGACGCGGCCGATGGGATAGCGGTGGGCGATTTCGTGTCCTTTGGGATAAGCCATCCCTGCACGACGTTCGACAAGTGGAAGCACATCCCCGAAGTAGACAACGATGGGACCGTCGTCGCCGTGGTCTCGACCGAGTTCTGA
- a CDS encoding SMP-30/gluconolactonase/LRE family protein, with translation MTAGWELIANGVSAPEGPTLGPGRWILNVCSFTRDSNPAVVGGDIVATHPDRPGDTRRLFNTSANGVEGIPAALAFGPDGALYITDEGHRAILRATDQGVLSVYAPTPNGPNDLSFDREGNLWFTDPWGSSIHNAIGGVYVLRAGTAVLEEVASGLAFPNGIVATPEEVVYAETRTGRLWRHRRLAGGQLGEAEVFAELPHQAGVKTQGPDGMARDIHGNLYVAHFGAACIRVLAPDGTQLDPIAVPGRDPTNLCFGGPDLRTLFVTLDDTDQLIALQSPHQGSAIQFCPSVGETRAHESWVDLIEKSPAV, from the coding sequence ATGACCGCGGGCTGGGAGCTGATCGCCAACGGCGTGTCCGCTCCAGAAGGGCCGACTCTTGGGCCGGGAAGGTGGATTCTCAATGTGTGCAGCTTCACCCGCGACAGCAACCCGGCCGTCGTTGGTGGCGACATTGTGGCCACGCACCCCGATCGACCGGGCGACACGCGGCGCCTGTTCAACACGTCCGCTAACGGGGTGGAGGGCATCCCTGCTGCGCTTGCCTTCGGGCCCGACGGCGCCCTCTACATCACCGACGAAGGCCACCGGGCGATTCTGCGGGCCACGGATCAGGGGGTGCTGTCGGTGTACGCGCCGACGCCGAACGGGCCCAATGATCTCAGCTTCGACCGGGAGGGGAACCTCTGGTTCACCGATCCGTGGGGTTCCAGCATCCACAACGCGATTGGCGGGGTTTATGTGCTTCGCGCCGGAACGGCGGTTCTCGAAGAGGTCGCATCCGGTCTCGCGTTTCCGAACGGGATCGTGGCCACGCCAGAGGAGGTGGTGTATGCGGAGACGCGCACGGGCCGGCTGTGGCGGCATCGGCGCCTCGCCGGAGGGCAGCTAGGAGAAGCGGAGGTCTTCGCTGAGCTGCCGCATCAGGCTGGGGTCAAGACGCAGGGCCCCGACGGCATGGCGCGGGACATCCACGGCAATCTGTACGTGGCCCATTTCGGCGCGGCGTGCATCCGTGTTCTCGCGCCCGACGGCACGCAACTCGATCCGATTGCCGTTCCGGGGCGCGACCCGACCAACCTGTGTTTCGGAGGGCCTGATCTGCGTACGTTGTTTGTGACGCTCGACGACACCGATCAGCTCATTGCCCTTCAGTCGCCGCATCAGGGAAGCGCGATCCAATTCTGCCCATCGGTCGGCGAAACCCGGGCGCATGAGAGCTGGGTGGACTTGATCGAGAAGAGCCCCGCGGTGTGA